A DNA window from Flavobacterium sp. contains the following coding sequences:
- the msrB gene encoding peptide-methionine (R)-S-oxide reductase MsrB — MKSKNLIFSLCFLVPLFILQACGQNTKKQPAKMVPMENKISKPGNPYYSNTDTTKLNVSNAEWKKVLPEDVYAVMREADTERPFTGKYWNTDEKGTYYCASCGNLLFRSTAKFSSSCGWPSFFEQENKKSIVFKEDNSLGMERTETLCGRCGGHLGHIFDDGPEPTGKRYCMNSIALDFIPDNK; from the coding sequence ATGAAATCTAAAAACTTAATTTTCAGCCTTTGCTTTCTGGTTCCACTATTTATTTTACAAGCTTGTGGACAAAACACAAAAAAACAACCTGCAAAAATGGTTCCTATGGAAAATAAAATCAGTAAACCCGGAAATCCTTATTATTCAAACACCGACACTACCAAATTAAACGTAAGCAATGCCGAATGGAAAAAAGTTCTTCCTGAGGATGTTTATGCTGTAATGCGTGAGGCAGATACAGAAAGACCTTTTACCGGAAAATACTGGAACACAGACGAAAAAGGAACGTATTACTGCGCTTCTTGTGGTAACCTGCTTTTCAGATCGACTGCCAAATTTTCGAGCAGCTGCGGCTGGCCAAGTTTCTTTGAGCAGGAAAACAAAAAAAGCATTGTTTTTAAAGAAGATAATTCACTTGGAATGGAAAGAACCGAAACACTTTGCGGGCGCTGCGGTGGACATTTAGGTCATATTTTTGATGATGGTCCTGAACCAACCGGAAAACGCTACTGCATGAATTCGATTGCTCTTGATTTTATTCCTGATAATAAATAA
- a CDS encoding type I phosphomannose isomerase catalytic subunit has product MKPEKLYPLQFEPILKERIWGGEKLKTLLNKPITSKITGESWELSTVEGDVSTVANGDLKGKSLMDLINETPNEILGTRVYERFGKQFPLLFKYLDAREDLSIQVHPNDKLAKERHNSFGKTEMWYVMQADTDSRIIVGFKENSSKEEYLKHLHDNSLVSILDDVKAKAGDVFFLETGTVHAIGAGLVVAEIQQTSDITYRLYDFDRVDAQGNKRELHVDLALDAINYNKVDTQKKYDSKTNTSNVVVDCPYFTTNFLPLEDKVEVSKNGETFTVYMCIEGSFEIEYEGFKHTYIKGDTVLVPAAINAFILSGKASILEIYIS; this is encoded by the coding sequence ATGAAACCAGAAAAATTATATCCGCTTCAATTTGAACCAATCCTGAAAGAAAGAATTTGGGGTGGAGAAAAACTAAAAACATTATTAAACAAACCTATCACTTCTAAAATTACCGGAGAAAGCTGGGAATTATCTACAGTTGAAGGTGATGTAAGTACAGTTGCCAACGGAGATTTGAAAGGGAAATCATTAATGGATTTAATTAATGAAACACCAAATGAAATTTTGGGCACAAGAGTTTACGAACGTTTTGGAAAGCAATTTCCGTTACTTTTTAAATATCTTGATGCCAGAGAAGATCTTTCGATACAAGTTCATCCAAACGATAAATTAGCAAAAGAACGTCACAATTCATTCGGGAAAACTGAAATGTGGTACGTAATGCAGGCTGATACTGATTCAAGAATTATCGTAGGGTTTAAAGAAAATTCAAGTAAAGAAGAATATTTAAAACATTTACACGATAATAGTTTAGTTTCTATTTTAGATGATGTTAAGGCAAAAGCCGGAGATGTTTTCTTTTTAGAAACCGGAACAGTTCACGCAATTGGCGCCGGATTGGTTGTTGCCGAAATTCAGCAAACATCTGATATTACCTATCGTTTATACGATTTTGATCGTGTGGATGCGCAGGGAAATAAAAGAGAATTGCACGTAGATTTAGCACTAGACGCTATAAACTACAATAAAGTTGATACACAAAAGAAATACGATTCAAAAACAAATACTTCAAACGTAGTTGTAGATTGTCCTTATTTCACAACAAATTTCCTTCCTTTAGAAGATAAGGTTGAGGTTTCTAAAAACGGAGAAACATTTACAGTTTATATGTGTATTGAAGGAAGCTTCGAAATCGAATATGAAGGGTTTAAACATACTTACATTAAAGGAGATACTGTTTTAGTTCCTGCTGCGATAAATGCATTTATTTTGAGCGGAAAAGCTTCAATTTTAGAAATTTACATTTCTTAA
- the msrA gene encoding peptide-methionine (S)-S-oxide reductase MsrA, whose product MKNILLICLFALSASGFSQNKKPNLETITLGGGCYWCVEAVYENLDGVKSVVSGFSGGKTVDPSYEDVCTGTTGHAEVVQITYDKNVTDINEIFKVFFTVHDPTTLNRQGADVGTQYRSVIFYKNAEQKKAAESIIAELNKAKVYNNPIVTKVEPFRVFYKAEDYHQNYYANNKNQPYCKMVIQPKLEKFEKVFKDKLKKK is encoded by the coding sequence ATGAAAAATATACTTTTAATCTGTCTTTTTGCTTTATCAGCAAGCGGATTTTCTCAAAACAAAAAACCAAATTTAGAAACTATAACTCTTGGCGGCGGCTGTTATTGGTGTGTTGAAGCCGTATATGAAAATCTTGACGGAGTAAAATCTGTGGTTTCAGGATTTTCAGGAGGAAAAACGGTAGATCCTTCTTATGAAGATGTCTGTACCGGAACAACCGGACATGCCGAAGTGGTTCAGATTACATACGACAAAAACGTAACTGACATTAACGAAATCTTTAAAGTATTTTTTACCGTTCACGATCCAACAACTTTAAACCGTCAGGGCGCTGATGTTGGAACACAGTATCGTTCTGTAATTTTTTACAAAAATGCCGAACAGAAAAAAGCTGCAGAAAGCATTATTGCAGAATTAAATAAAGCTAAAGTTTACAACAATCCGATTGTAACGAAAGTTGAGCCTTTTAGAGTTTTTTATAAAGCTGAAGATTATCATCAGAATTATTATGCAAACAACAAAAACCAGCCGTATTGCAAAATGGTAATTCAGCCGAAATTAGAAAAATTCGAAAAAGTCTTTAAAGACAAACTCAAAAAGAAATAA
- the idi gene encoding isopentenyl-diphosphate Delta-isomerase encodes MTEENVILVNQNDEQIGLMPKLEAHEKALLHRAFSVFILNNKNEIMLQQRAHHKYHSPLLWTNTCCSHQREGETNIEAGSRRLFEEMGFKAELKELFHFIYKAPFDNGLTEHELDHVMIGYYNEEPIINPDEVEDWKWMSIEDVKADIEKQPEIYTVWFKIIFDEFDHYLEDHKL; translated from the coding sequence ATGACAGAAGAAAACGTAATATTAGTTAATCAAAACGATGAGCAGATTGGCTTAATGCCAAAATTAGAAGCACATGAAAAAGCCCTATTGCACCGTGCTTTTTCGGTTTTTATTTTGAATAATAAAAACGAAATCATGCTGCAGCAGCGTGCTCATCATAAATACCATTCTCCTTTACTCTGGACAAACACCTGCTGTAGTCATCAGCGTGAAGGCGAAACCAATATCGAAGCAGGAAGCCGAAGACTGTTTGAAGAAATGGGCTTTAAGGCCGAATTGAAAGAGTTGTTTCATTTTATTTATAAAGCACCTTTTGATAATGGTTTAACAGAACATGAACTCGATCATGTTATGATTGGTTACTATAATGAAGAACCAATTATAAATCCTGATGAAGTAGAAGACTGGAAATGGATGAGTATTGAAGATGTTAAAGCAGATATTGAAAAACAGCCCGAAATTTATACCGTTTGGTTTAAGATAATTTTTGATGAATTTGATCATTATCTCGAAGACCATAAATTATAA
- a CDS encoding peroxiredoxin: protein MSLKIGDIVPNFTAKDNHGEVFESQSVLGRKPLVIYFYPKDNTPGCTTEACSFRDQYEDFKDLGAEVIGISADSVKSHHKFANKHNLPFILLSDQDKRLRHLFGVKNNLFGLLPGRVTYVIDRNGVVIYIFDSMNAAKHIPKALEIIKELVL, encoded by the coding sequence ATGTCATTAAAAATAGGAGATATAGTTCCGAATTTTACTGCGAAAGATAATCACGGAGAAGTTTTTGAAAGCCAGAGCGTTTTAGGCCGAAAACCATTGGTGATTTATTTTTATCCAAAAGATAATACTCCGGGCTGCACAACAGAAGCCTGTAGTTTTAGAGACCAATATGAAGATTTTAAAGATTTAGGAGCCGAAGTAATTGGTATTAGTGCTGATAGTGTAAAATCACATCATAAATTTGCAAACAAACACAATCTGCCTTTTATTTTACTTTCTGATCAGGATAAAAGATTAAGACATCTTTTTGGTGTGAAAAATAACCTTTTCGGGCTTTTACCGGGAAGAGTAACGTATGTTATTGACAGAAACGGAGTGGTTATTTATATTTTTGATAGTATGAATGCAGCCAAACACATTCCGAAAGCACTCGAAATAATAAAAGAATTAGTATTATAG
- a CDS encoding aminopeptidase P N-terminal domain-containing protein: protein MKQFLLILAFLAGISQIHSQENLPTDYLSKEFHKGRREAFRNLMPANSVAVIFSYPERVFSKDVNYNYHANPDMYYLAGYKEPDAVLLIFKEEQGTEKYNEVLFVRERNATREMWTGRRLGVEGTKSKLGFTTVFNGKEFANFAVDFKKFDKIIYDKIPTDIAASNNIDNLYSLVQSFKTKAEITKENEASVDLFTNITNSLREIKTPEELVLMRKTVKLSCIAHNEVMKAVGPDMSENDADGIHAYVHRHYGAEDEGYPPIVGAGANGCILHYNDNNATKIDNQLLLMDVGSEYHGYSADVTRTIPANGKFTEEQKAIYQIVYEAQEEVFKLCKEGTPIQDLNKRSREVVAAGLIKLGIITDPKDARIYYPHGCSHFLGLDVHDKGNYMGTLKENMILTVEPGIYIPANSKCDKKWWNIGVRIEDDILMKKDSYENLSEESPRKWQDIEALAKQKSTFNEMKFPKI from the coding sequence ATGAAGCAGTTTCTATTAATACTTGCATTCTTAGCCGGTATTTCTCAAATTCATTCTCAAGAAAACCTTCCAACAGATTATCTTTCAAAAGAATTTCACAAAGGTCGACGTGAAGCTTTCAGAAATTTAATGCCTGCCAATTCTGTAGCTGTTATTTTTTCTTATCCTGAAAGAGTTTTCTCAAAAGATGTTAATTATAATTACCACGCAAATCCAGACATGTATTATTTAGCAGGTTATAAAGAACCTGATGCAGTTTTACTAATTTTTAAAGAAGAACAAGGAACTGAAAAATACAATGAAGTTCTTTTTGTACGAGAAAGAAATGCTACCAGAGAAATGTGGACAGGAAGACGTCTGGGTGTTGAAGGAACAAAATCTAAACTTGGTTTTACAACTGTTTTTAACGGAAAAGAGTTTGCCAATTTTGCTGTCGATTTTAAAAAATTCGATAAAATTATTTATGACAAAATCCCAACTGATATTGCAGCGAGCAATAACATTGACAACTTATATTCTTTAGTACAATCTTTTAAAACTAAAGCAGAAATTACAAAAGAAAACGAGGCTTCGGTAGATTTATTCACCAACATTACAAACTCTCTTCGCGAAATAAAAACTCCGGAAGAATTAGTATTAATGCGTAAAACCGTAAAACTTTCATGCATTGCACACAACGAAGTAATGAAAGCAGTTGGTCCTGATATGAGCGAAAATGATGCTGACGGAATTCACGCATACGTTCACAGACATTATGGTGCAGAAGACGAAGGTTATCCGCCAATTGTAGGAGCTGGAGCAAATGGCTGTATTTTACATTATAATGACAACAACGCTACAAAAATCGACAATCAATTATTGTTAATGGATGTAGGTTCTGAATATCACGGTTATTCTGCAGACGTTACCAGAACAATTCCGGCAAACGGCAAATTTACCGAAGAACAAAAAGCCATTTATCAAATTGTTTACGAAGCTCAGGAAGAAGTTTTTAAACTTTGTAAAGAAGGAACTCCTATTCAGGATTTAAATAAAAGATCTCGAGAAGTGGTTGCGGCTGGATTAATAAAATTAGGAATCATTACAGATCCTAAAGATGCCAGAATCTATTATCCGCACGGCTGTTCTCATTTTCTTGGTTTAGATGTTCACGACAAAGGAAATTACATGGGAACATTAAAAGAAAACATGATCCTGACGGTTGAACCTGGAATTTACATTCCGGCAAACAGTAAATGTGATAAAAAATGGTGGAATATTGGTGTTCGTATCGAAGATGATATCTTAATGAAAAAAGATTCTTATGAAAATCTTTCCGAAGAATCTCCAAGAAAATGGCAGGATATCGAAGCTTTAGCAAAACAAAAAAGTACATTTAACGAAATGAAATTTCCTAAAATATAA
- a CDS encoding META domain-containing protein — translation MKKYTLAVVSVLTLLFASCMATKETKNSGGLYGTTWELEYISGPRIAFEGLYPNKKPQLTFDQKETRVYGNNGCNGYSAPYTLKGNSLTFGEAGPTTMMFCEGGGEQEFLKQIKNVTSYTVDKDGKLNLIHKDVPVMRFKKVTKQ, via the coding sequence ATGAAAAAATACACACTTGCAGTCGTTTCAGTTTTAACTCTATTATTTGCTTCCTGTATGGCGACAAAAGAAACTAAAAATTCAGGCGGTCTATATGGTACAACTTGGGAATTAGAATATATTTCTGGACCAAGAATTGCTTTTGAAGGATTGTACCCAAATAAAAAACCACAGCTCACTTTTGATCAAAAAGAAACTAGGGTTTATGGTAATAATGGATGTAATGGTTATAGCGCGCCTTATACTTTAAAAGGAAATTCTTTGACTTTTGGAGAAGCAGGTCCAACTACGATGATGTTTTGTGAAGGCGGAGGAGAGCAGGAATTTTTAAAACAAATAAAAAACGTTACCAGTTATACTGTTGATAAAGACGGAAAATTGAATTTAATCCATAAAGACGTACCGGTAATGCGATTTAAAAAAGTGACTAAGCAATAA
- a CDS encoding quinone oxidoreductase, translating into MKALTFSTFGDSNVLEYIEIPNPQLKSDEILVEMKAIGLNFADVYRRKGNYHLKGNPPFIAGYEGAGIVVDANNHPEYKVGDRVAFADVPFANAELVAVNTNHVLPLPQAISFETAASVLLQGLTAHYLATDSHKTLKGETVLIHAVAGGVGQILTQISKLLGANVIGLTSSAEKAKIGFEQGADHVFLYNDDWKSQVFDVVSKGVDVAYDSIGSTLKDSFEVTKECGQVVFFGMAGGDPEPVDPRMLMDGSKTLTGGDLWSYLNSKEERIKRAAQLFNWIIEGKIKLSEPTSFKLSEGKLAHDYLESRKSTGKIILIP; encoded by the coding sequence ATGAAAGCACTTACCTTCTCTACTTTTGGAGATTCAAATGTTTTAGAATATATCGAAATCCCTAATCCGCAATTAAAAAGCGATGAAATTTTAGTCGAAATGAAAGCCATCGGACTAAATTTTGCAGACGTTTACCGCCGAAAAGGAAATTATCACCTAAAAGGAAATCCGCCTTTTATAGCTGGTTATGAAGGCGCCGGAATTGTTGTCGATGCCAATAATCACCCTGAATATAAAGTAGGAGACCGCGTGGCTTTTGCCGATGTTCCGTTTGCTAATGCCGAATTAGTTGCCGTTAACACAAATCATGTTCTTCCCTTACCTCAAGCTATTTCTTTTGAAACTGCCGCATCGGTTTTATTACAAGGCTTAACGGCTCATTATCTGGCAACTGACAGCCATAAAACCTTAAAAGGAGAAACTGTTTTAATTCATGCAGTTGCTGGCGGAGTTGGACAGATCTTAACTCAAATCAGTAAACTTTTAGGTGCGAATGTTATTGGTTTAACTTCATCTGCTGAAAAAGCTAAAATTGGATTTGAACAAGGTGCTGACCATGTGTTTCTGTATAACGACGACTGGAAATCGCAGGTTTTTGATGTCGTATCAAAAGGTGTTGATGTAGCTTATGACAGTATTGGAAGCACTTTAAAAGATAGTTTTGAAGTTACAAAAGAATGCGGGCAAGTTGTTTTCTTCGGAATGGCGGGCGGCGATCCGGAACCTGTAGATCCAAGAATGTTAATGGACGGTTCGAAAACCTTAACCGGAGGCGATTTATGGAGTTATTTAAATTCTAAAGAAGAAAGAATTAAACGCGCTGCGCAATTATTCAATTGGATTATCGAAGGAAAAATCAAACTTTCTGAACCAACATCTTTCAAATTATCCGAAGGAAAATTGGCACACGATTATCTGGAAAGCAGAAAAAGCACTGGAAAGATTATTTTGATTCCGTAA
- a CDS encoding 6-carboxytetrahydropterin synthase translates to MRVTISRKAHFNAAHRLHRKDWSLEKNNAVFGKCNNPNFHGHNYGLTVSVTGKIDPETGFVLDVKVLADIILEEVEIPFDHKNLNLDVPEFQDLNPTAENIAVVIWNKIRKRIQPDFDLEVVLYETERNFVTYKGE, encoded by the coding sequence ATGAGAGTAACCATATCAAGAAAAGCACATTTTAATGCTGCACATCGATTACATAGGAAGGATTGGTCATTAGAAAAGAACAATGCCGTTTTTGGAAAATGCAACAATCCTAATTTTCATGGTCATAATTATGGTTTAACAGTAAGTGTTACAGGAAAAATTGACCCGGAAACTGGTTTTGTTTTAGATGTGAAAGTATTAGCGGATATTATACTTGAAGAAGTAGAAATTCCGTTTGATCACAAAAACCTGAATCTGGATGTTCCGGAATTTCAGGATTTGAATCCAACTGCAGAAAATATTGCTGTTGTGATATGGAATAAAATTAGAAAAAGAATTCAGCCCGATTTTGATCTTGAAGTCGTGCTTTATGAAACAGAACGCAATTTTGTAACTTATAAAGGAGAATAA